Below is a window of candidate division WOR-3 bacterium DNA.
CTCCCGACAAATCCAGGCAGTTGAGAACGATGCCGACATCATCATCATCGAGATGCATTCGGGCGATGAATACAATCCAGTACCCGAGACTTTCGGTATGGACCGGAGAGACTTCGACGAGGAGGAAATGTATTCACCATTCCTGTTCATACCGAGCAGGAGCGATATCGCTGACCGGCACCACGCAATTGACGAAGGTGCTGATCTCGTAGTCTGCCATCACGTGCACGTTCTACAGGGCATGGAAGTCTATGATGGCAAACTGATTGCGCATTCATTGGGTGATTTCACATTCGACCTGAACTACCCGGAAACGTACCCGTCAATGATACTTAACGCAAAGATAGACAATACTGGCTTCAATCAATATCGCGCGGTACCGGTATACATAGATGATTACATTCCCAGACGTGCACATGGTGAACTTGGATTGTACATTCTCGACTATCTCGCTCGCCGCACCAGGGATCTGGATACATATCTTATTGTCGACCGCGACAGCGTGACCGCACAGGTTGTTCTCGATACCGCAGGTCTCACATCCACGATTACTGCATTCGCTGACACGGTCGAGTTGCGCGAAGAAGACAATGCATGGATATCAAACCCGCTGCGTCTCGCCAAAGAGGGAGACATCGCTTCGATAGCGGACATCAACCCCTATGGAGACTGGCAATTCCGCCTCGGCAGGGAAATGGTCTGGTTCGGCAATTGTGAGGACGAAGGCTGCACAATGTGGCTGCTTGACCATCCTGATGAATTCTACGACGACAGCATTTTTTATGCCGGGGTAAGGTCTTTATGCCAGTACCGTTCACAACAAAATGTAACAATAGCTACTCACTTCGAAAACCGCCTGCCATGCTATTCTGATACTACTGACTACACGGTATGCGGATACATCAGAACAGATAATGGAAACAACGCCGAGGTGTTGATCAGGTTTTACCAATCACGCACAAGCGGGCTTTCTATTGGTTCAGAGTCTGCCGGACAGGTCAGTGGTACAAACGACTGGGCTTTCTATTATAATAATTTCGCTCCGGCAAATGGTACCAACTATTTTGATGTTTGGTTAAGGAGCGAAGGCCCGCAAACGGGTGATGGGTACGCCTGGTTTGACAATGTCGGCATCATCGAATGGGGAGATTGGCAGACATTCACCATCCCTGCAGAGATCACAACACCGAATGATTACTATTGGATTCAGATAAGAACTGACGTTGAGACAATCAGCGCCGTGGTATCTTATGAAGAAGAGCATTACAGTATACAGACTGCGGTGAATGATTACAAGAAAGAAACCATAAATTCAACCTACCTGCGTTGTTTTCCGAATCCCGCAATATCCAACATCAATTTCCAGTACTATCTTACCGAGCCCGCGGAAGTCGAGCTGAGAATATATAACATCCTCGGTCAGGAAGTAAGAACCTTGAGCAGCGGTCACCAGCTTGCAGGGCGCAAGACGATCCAATGGGATGGATACGATAATCAACACAGACGTCTCAGTACTGGAGTTTACTTTTGCCGATTGCAGGCAGGTAACGATGAACAAACAAGGAAAGTAATCCTGTTGAAATAAGGGATAGTTGCTGATTAACTGGTATATTTGTATGAAATAATATTATGTTTAGTAAAAAAGAACTGATTGCATACTGCGGACTATACTGCGGTGATTGCGCAGGATATTCTGGCGAGATAGCGGAAGCTGCGAAGAAACTGAAAGACACAACGCAACGGTACAAATTCCGACAAACGGCAAAAAACCTCTTCTCCAAGGAATTGAAGGATTATGATACATTTTGTGAGATGATGGATTTCATGACGCAACTCAAGTGTCCCAAAACGTGCAGGCAAATAAAACCGAATGAAGTGAAATGTGAAATATCGAAATGCTGCCGGGATAACGGATTCTTTGCGTGTCACGAATGTAGTACTTTTGAGAGGTGTGACAAGCTGGGGAAAATGGCCGGTCTGCACGGTGATTCCTGTATAAAAAACCTAAGATCAATAAAGAAAATGGGTATTGAAGCATGGAGCCGCGAGGGCAAACGCTTCTGGTTTGCGGACGATTAAGGGGAGGTTAGGATGAGTCTCATGGCAATAGTATCAATGACCCCTCTTGGCAAAGGTGAGAGCGTCAGTCAACACGTGGCCGAGGTCGTTGATGTAATAGACAGGTCGGGGATTCCGTATGTCATCACGCCCATGGGCACGATAATCGAAAGCGAGACGTGGGATGACCTAATGGAGGTTCTGAAGAAAGGCTTTGAATCTATCGTAGAAGACTGCCCCAGGGTTTCGATCTCTATTAAGATCGACTACCGGAAGGGAAAATCGGGCCGTATTAGATCTAAGATCGACTCTCTCGAAAGCAAATTGCACAGACGTCTCCCGACAACAGAGTGAAGACGGTCTCGGCAGCACATTGAAGTTTGTAGTTGAATTATCCCGACTAAGCGCAAGAAATACAATTGTTCATCAGAAGTGAAAGCCCGTATCACTTAGCACCTTCAAACAAGCCTTTACGATTTTCACGTCATAGAGTTTCTTCTTGTTGACTTTTATCTCGGTAATGGCCTTATCTTTGCCGCGCGCCGGCCGGTATGGACGGTGCG
It encodes the following:
- a CDS encoding CapA family protein gives rise to the protein MIALVISPAILAAQGNEVTHRNVILQARADTIENFDDGIIQLYSYPNEDMDPDAWALDSLITYNNSAFSLKLWGNTWKIESIVPVTLDTSDVWKVSAYIDTLAEIQGFGLRDTAHTLFYSFAGTQQLNPEDWVTVYQGAFPQRVWNNYLLPVGQDWLAYYDYLPTITGIVFINDRDYDPDGVVYFDDVLDITFDLPMAPQVTIDHVPGKVYRDAHGTRLIDVQFYSTVIDTDSWYHDYFWYFGDDSTSTEPNPYHTYIVEDDHPYTVLLEVVDSTNLWGRAICQITVDPGQTTFPLTMNFVGDIMLARRYEYPGGIIPTLGVEAIFEPTLHYLGNIAEVTVANLECPLTDMGTPHPTKPIIFRGSPENVAGLVYAGIDVVTIANNHIIDYGLEGLQQTQAVLDSNDIIYSGAGANSYEAYLPLFINRKGTSIAFLASSDRTGQYDNYQPYLNAGFNKPGFANLTQYDVSRQIQAVENDADIIIIEMHSGDEYNPVPETFGMDRRDFDEEEMYSPFLFIPSRSDIADRHHAIDEGADLVVCHHVHVLQGMEVYDGKLIAHSLGDFTFDLNYPETYPSMILNAKIDNTGFNQYRAVPVYIDDYIPRRAHGELGLYILDYLARRTRDLDTYLIVDRDSVTAQVVLDTAGLTSTITAFADTVELREEDNAWISNPLRLAKEGDIASIADINPYGDWQFRLGREMVWFGNCEDEGCTMWLLDHPDEFYDDSIFYAGVRSLCQYRSQQNVTIATHFENRLPCYSDTTDYTVCGYIRTDNGNNAEVLIRFYQSRTSGLSIGSESAGQVSGTNDWAFYYNNFAPANGTNYFDVWLRSEGPQTGDGYAWFDNVGIIEWGDWQTFTIPAEITTPNDYYWIQIRTDVETISAVVSYEEEHYSIQTAVNDYKKETINSTYLRCFPNPAISNINFQYYLTEPAEVELRIYNILGQEVRTLSSGHQLAGRKTIQWDGYDNQHRRLSTGVYFCRLQAGNDEQTRKVILLK
- a CDS encoding DUF3795 domain-containing protein → MFSKKELIAYCGLYCGDCAGYSGEIAEAAKKLKDTTQRYKFRQTAKNLFSKELKDYDTFCEMMDFMTQLKCPKTCRQIKPNEVKCEISKCCRDNGFFACHECSTFERCDKLGKMAGLHGDSCIKNLRSIKKMGIEAWSREGKRFWFADD
- a CDS encoding MTH1187 family thiamine-binding protein, with the translated sequence MSLMAIVSMTPLGKGESVSQHVAEVVDVIDRSGIPYVITPMGTIIESETWDDLMEVLKKGFESIVEDCPRVSISIKIDYRKGKSGRIRSKIDSLESKLHRRLPTTE